The following coding sequences lie in one Pseudoxanthomonas sp. SE1 genomic window:
- a CDS encoding GFA family protein yields the protein MSIPIHTGGCQCGAIRFRVSGELKDASICHCRMCQKAFGAYYAPLVSTRGAMLEWTRGEPKRFQSSSVVRRGFCGECGTPLTYEAPDGVALAAGAFDDPSGLSPWVQYGVEGKLPYVDTLPALPQRRTEEDEAAAAFLAGVVSFQHPDHDTAAWSPR from the coding sequence ATGTCCATCCCGATCCACACCGGCGGCTGCCAATGCGGTGCCATCCGCTTCCGCGTCAGCGGCGAGCTGAAGGACGCTTCCATCTGCCATTGCCGCATGTGCCAGAAAGCGTTCGGCGCGTATTACGCGCCGCTGGTGTCCACGCGTGGCGCAATGCTGGAGTGGACGCGGGGCGAACCGAAGCGCTTCCAATCGTCCAGTGTCGTCCGGCGTGGTTTCTGTGGCGAATGTGGCACGCCACTGACCTACGAGGCCCCCGATGGCGTGGCGCTGGCGGCGGGTGCATTCGATGACCCCTCGGGATTGTCGCCGTGGGTCCAGTACGGGGTGGAAGGCAAGCTGCCTTACGTGGACACCCTGCCGGCATTGCCGCAGAGGCGCACCGAGGAGGACGAGGCGGCTGCGGCCTTCCTGGCGGGGGTGGTGTCGTTCCAGCATCCGGACCACGACACGGCCGCGTGGTCGCCGCGCTGA
- the rlmB gene encoding 23S rRNA (guanosine(2251)-2'-O)-methyltransferase RlmB: MSKQNQWIVGVNAVASAVENDADNVREILLEGGSKNARLTEIEENARRKGIDVRRVTGQALDGVAGALRHQGVVARYAAARTWDENELQGLVEAAEGKALLLVLDGVQDPHNLGACLRSAAAAGVTAVIIPKDKSVGVNATVRKTSAGAADRIPVVQVTNLSRCLRDLQQLGVWIYGLAGEADASLYSIDLRGNVALALGGEADGLRRLTREHCDGLVKIPMPGDIESLNVSVAAGVTLFEAVRQRQ, from the coding sequence ATGAGCAAGCAGAATCAATGGATTGTCGGTGTCAACGCGGTCGCTTCGGCTGTCGAGAACGATGCCGACAACGTGCGCGAAATCCTGCTTGAGGGCGGCAGCAAGAACGCGCGCCTGACCGAGATCGAGGAGAACGCACGCCGCAAGGGCATCGACGTGCGCCGCGTGACCGGCCAGGCGCTGGACGGCGTGGCGGGGGCGTTGCGTCACCAGGGCGTGGTGGCACGCTATGCCGCTGCCCGGACCTGGGACGAGAACGAACTGCAGGGCCTGGTGGAAGCCGCCGAAGGCAAGGCGCTGCTGCTGGTGCTGGATGGTGTGCAGGATCCGCACAATCTTGGCGCCTGCCTGCGCAGCGCCGCCGCGGCCGGCGTCACCGCCGTGATCATTCCCAAGGACAAGTCGGTCGGCGTCAACGCGACCGTGCGCAAGACGTCGGCCGGTGCGGCCGACCGTATCCCGGTCGTGCAGGTCACCAACCTGTCGCGGTGCCTGCGCGACCTGCAGCAACTCGGGGTGTGGATCTATGGGTTGGCCGGGGAAGCCGATGCTTCGCTGTATTCCATCGACCTGCGTGGCAACGTGGCACTGGCGCTGGGTGGCGAAGCCGATGGCCTGCGCCGCCTGACCCGCGAACATTGCGACGGGTTGGTGAAGATTCCCATGCCCGGCGACATCGAAAGCCTCAACGTGTCGGTCGCGGCCGGCGTCACCCTGTTCGAGGCCGTCCGCCAGCGCCAGTAG
- a CDS encoding P1 family peptidase, which yields MSRTPHPSFLRLAALLLGLSSLTAMAQEAPRARARDLGVAPGIFAPGTYNAITDVAGVRIGQVTLKEGDTVRTGVTAILPHAGNVYRSRVPAAVHVGNGFGKFIGSTQVNELGELETPILLTCTLCVWKAADAMAAWMLERPDMQQVRSLNVVVGETNDGGLNDIRARPVTADAVRRALETATDGPVREGSIGAGTGTVAFGWKGGIGTSSRKLPASLGGWTLGVLVQSNFGGVLQVSGAPVGRELDRYAFQNAVAVQADGRRGLADDRGDGSIIIVIATDAPLGDRNLRRVASRAMMGLGRTGSSASNGSGDYILAFSTAESVRRAFDAPRLEAAELANEQMSAVFQASVEAVEEAIYNSLFMATTVSGNGETVEAIPLDRVREVLRRHGIAPPVR from the coding sequence ATGTCCCGCACGCCGCATCCTTCATTCCTTCGACTGGCGGCGCTGCTGCTGGGGCTGTCCTCGCTCACCGCCATGGCGCAGGAAGCGCCGCGCGCACGGGCCCGCGACCTCGGTGTCGCCCCCGGCATCTTCGCCCCCGGCACGTACAACGCGATCACCGATGTCGCCGGCGTGCGCATCGGGCAGGTGACGTTGAAGGAAGGCGACACCGTGCGCACCGGCGTCACTGCGATCCTGCCGCACGCAGGCAACGTCTATCGCTCGCGCGTGCCGGCCGCGGTGCATGTCGGCAACGGATTCGGCAAGTTCATCGGCAGCACGCAGGTCAACGAACTGGGCGAGCTGGAAACGCCGATCCTGCTGACCTGCACGCTGTGCGTGTGGAAGGCCGCCGATGCGATGGCGGCATGGATGCTGGAGCGGCCCGACATGCAGCAGGTGCGTTCGCTCAACGTGGTCGTTGGCGAGACCAATGATGGTGGACTCAACGACATCCGGGCGCGGCCGGTCACGGCGGATGCCGTGCGGCGTGCACTCGAAACAGCGACCGATGGTCCGGTACGGGAAGGCAGCATCGGTGCCGGCACCGGGACGGTGGCGTTCGGCTGGAAGGGCGGCATCGGCACATCGTCGCGCAAGCTGCCCGCATCACTGGGCGGCTGGACGTTGGGCGTGCTGGTGCAGAGCAATTTCGGCGGCGTGTTGCAGGTCTCGGGTGCGCCGGTGGGACGTGAACTGGATCGTTACGCCTTCCAGAACGCCGTCGCCGTGCAGGCCGATGGACGCCGCGGCCTTGCGGACGACCGTGGCGATGGATCGATCATCATCGTCATCGCCACCGATGCACCGCTGGGCGACCGCAACCTGCGCCGCGTCGCCTCGCGCGCGATGATGGGCCTGGGCCGCACCGGCAGTTCCGCGTCCAACGGCAGTGGCGACTACATTCTGGCGTTTTCGACCGCGGAATCGGTGCGGCGCGCCTTCGATGCGCCACGGCTGGAAGCCGCAGAACTCGCCAACGAGCAGATGAGCGCGGTATTCCAGGCCAGCGTGGAAGCGGTGGAAGAGGCGATCTACAACTCGCTGTTCATGGCCACCACCGTCAGCGGCAATGGCGAGACGGTCGAGGCGATTCCGTTGGACAGGGTGCGCGAGGTGCTGCGGCGCCACGGCATTGCGCCACCGGTCCGGTAA
- a CDS encoding XRE family transcriptional regulator — translation MSVLEHVAENVRRLRTEAGLSQQVLADAADVSRRMLVGIESGDANVSLNTLDRIAAALEVTFADLVKAPSNPNRDRIDALVWSGRTPGSKGVLLASAPATREVELWSWTLMPGDRYTSAADPTGWHEMFFVIEGRLVVELPDGEHAIDAGDFFVFPSDRDYAYRNDGDMPLRFIRNVAH, via the coding sequence ATGAGCGTACTTGAACACGTTGCCGAGAACGTCCGCCGCCTGCGGACCGAAGCCGGCCTGAGCCAGCAGGTGCTGGCCGATGCTGCGGATGTCAGCCGCCGCATGCTGGTCGGCATCGAATCCGGCGATGCCAATGTCAGCCTGAATACCCTCGACCGGATCGCCGCAGCGCTGGAAGTGACCTTCGCCGATCTGGTGAAGGCGCCGAGCAATCCGAACCGGGACCGCATCGACGCCCTGGTCTGGAGCGGACGCACGCCGGGTTCGAAAGGCGTGCTGCTGGCCAGTGCGCCGGCCACTCGAGAGGTGGAACTGTGGTCGTGGACATTGATGCCCGGCGACCGCTACACGTCGGCAGCCGACCCGACCGGATGGCATGAAATGTTCTTCGTCATCGAAGGCAGGCTGGTGGTGGAACTGCCCGACGGAGAACATGCCATCGACGCAGGCGACTTTTTCGTTTTCCCCAGCGACCGCGACTACGCCTACCGCAACGACGGCGACATGCCGCTGCGCTTCATCCGCAACGTGGCGCATTGA
- the rhtA gene encoding threonine/homoserine exporter RhtA, which translates to MSRQNSPAPVHWQPIALLLVAMLSIQAGASMAKGLFPAVGATGATALRLSLAMLILVAVFRPWRARITRTQWPLLLFYGASLGLMNLLFYKSLETVPLGIAVALEFTGPLAVALFGSRHLRDVVWVALAVAGLVLLVPEQGAQAVDLVGVAYALGAGACWAMYIVFGQKAGNAHGPQTVAIGSCIAAAVAVPFGVAHAGAALLSPALLPVALAVALLSTAIPYSLEMVALTKMPTRTFGMLMSLEPAIAALCGLLFLHERLSLLQWLAIAAIIVASAGAAMTARPVVAAAGSGQG; encoded by the coding sequence ATGTCCCGCCAGAATTCCCCCGCGCCCGTCCACTGGCAGCCGATCGCGCTGCTGCTCGTCGCCATGCTGTCCATCCAGGCCGGCGCGTCGATGGCGAAGGGTCTGTTCCCGGCGGTGGGTGCCACCGGCGCCACCGCGCTGCGGCTGTCGTTGGCGATGTTGATCCTGGTGGCCGTGTTCCGCCCATGGCGCGCACGCATCACGCGGACGCAATGGCCGCTGCTGCTGTTCTACGGCGCCTCGCTGGGGCTGATGAACCTGCTGTTCTACAAGTCGCTGGAAACGGTGCCGCTGGGTATCGCCGTCGCGCTGGAATTCACCGGCCCCCTCGCTGTGGCGCTGTTCGGTTCGCGCCATCTGCGCGACGTCGTCTGGGTGGCGTTGGCCGTCGCCGGGCTGGTGCTGCTGGTGCCGGAGCAGGGCGCCCAGGCAGTGGACCTCGTGGGCGTGGCGTACGCGCTCGGCGCCGGGGCGTGCTGGGCGATGTACATCGTGTTCGGCCAGAAGGCGGGCAACGCGCACGGCCCGCAGACGGTCGCGATCGGCAGTTGCATCGCCGCGGCGGTGGCGGTGCCGTTCGGTGTCGCGCACGCCGGGGCAGCGCTGCTGTCGCCCGCGTTGCTGCCCGTCGCGTTGGCGGTGGCGCTGCTGTCCACCGCGATTCCCTACAGCCTGGAGATGGTCGCGCTGACGAAGATGCCGACGCGCACCTTCGGCATGCTGATGAGCCTGGAGCCGGCCATCGCCGCGTTGTGCGGCCTGCTGTTCCTGCACGAGCGCCTGTCGCTGCTGCAGTGGCTGGCCATCGCCGCGATCATCGTCGCGTCGGCGGGTGCCGCGATGACGGCACGTCCGGTAGTGGCGGCCGCCGGCAGCGGCCAGGGTTGA
- the rnt gene encoding ribonuclease T — MENATEPTRITPMAQRFRGYLPVVVDVETGGFDWNRHALLEMAAVPLELDENGLLVCGETASVHLHPAPGTEIDPKSLEVTGIDLDHPFRFARHEKDALDHVFAPVRAAVKKHGCQRAILVGHNAHFDLNFLNAAVTRVAHKRNPFHPFSVFDTVTLAGVAYGQTVLARAVQAAGFDWNAEDAHSAVYDAEQTARLFCKIANAWPRPLG, encoded by the coding sequence ATGGAAAACGCCACCGAACCCACCCGCATTACCCCGATGGCCCAGCGCTTCCGTGGTTACCTGCCGGTGGTGGTTGACGTGGAAACCGGCGGTTTCGACTGGAACCGCCACGCGCTGCTGGAAATGGCCGCGGTGCCGCTGGAGCTGGACGAAAACGGATTGCTGGTCTGCGGCGAGACCGCCAGCGTGCACCTGCATCCGGCGCCCGGCACCGAAATCGATCCCAAGTCGCTGGAAGTCACCGGCATCGACCTCGACCACCCGTTCCGTTTCGCCAGGCACGAGAAGGACGCGTTGGACCATGTCTTCGCGCCGGTGCGTGCCGCGGTGAAGAAGCACGGGTGCCAGCGCGCGATCCTGGTGGGCCACAACGCCCACTTCGACCTGAACTTCCTCAATGCGGCGGTCACGCGCGTGGCGCACAAGCGCAACCCGTTCCATCCCTTCAGCGTGTTCGATACGGTGACGCTCGCCGGGGTGGCCTATGGCCAGACCGTGCTGGCGCGCGCCGTGCAGGCCGCAGGCTTCGACTGGAATGCCGAGGACGCACACTCCGCCGTCTACGATGCCGAACAGACGGCGCGGCTGTTCTGCAAGATCGCCAATGCGTGGCCGCGCCCGCTGGGCTGA
- a CDS encoding putative DNA-binding domain-containing protein, translated as MADALHDQQFALSRHLRDPSSHPPPPGIEDRRLAIYRDLFFNNVENLLAGNFPVIRKTLGDDAWRTLVRQFYAEHRSRTPLFPEVAREFIRYLESRAERDDPLPAWLRELAHYEWVELALQIADDPEPPHLPDGDLVAGEPVVSPFAWALAYHWPVHRIGPDYLPDTAPSEPTFLLVRRDARHQVRFAAISPLVYRLMELLGEGGRTGKDALRQLAVEAGVDDLPAFVHEGGAMLSRMREEGTLLGTRP; from the coding sequence ATGGCTGACGCGCTGCACGACCAGCAGTTCGCCCTGTCGCGCCACCTGCGCGACCCGTCGTCGCATCCGCCGCCGCCCGGCATCGAGGACCGACGGCTGGCGATCTACCGTGACCTGTTCTTCAACAACGTCGAAAACCTGCTGGCCGGCAACTTCCCCGTGATCCGCAAGACCCTGGGTGATGACGCCTGGCGCACGCTGGTACGGCAGTTCTATGCCGAACATCGCAGCAGGACGCCGCTGTTCCCGGAAGTCGCGCGCGAGTTCATCCGCTACCTGGAATCACGTGCGGAGCGCGACGACCCACTGCCCGCCTGGCTGCGCGAGCTGGCGCACTACGAATGGGTCGAACTGGCGCTGCAGATCGCCGACGACCCCGAGCCACCCCACCTGCCGGACGGCGACCTTGTCGCGGGTGAGCCGGTGGTGTCGCCCTTCGCCTGGGCGCTCGCCTATCACTGGCCCGTGCACCGCATCGGACCGGACTACCTGCCCGACACAGCGCCCTCCGAACCGACCTTCCTGCTCGTCCGACGCGATGCCCGCCACCAGGTGAGATTCGCCGCCATCTCGCCGTTGGTGTACCGGCTGATGGAACTGCTGGGCGAAGGCGGTCGCACCGGCAAGGATGCGCTGCGACAACTCGCCGTCGAAGCGGGCGTGGATGACCTGCCCGCCTTCGTCCACGAGGGGGGCGCCATGCTTTCCCGCATGCGTGAAGAAGGCACGCTGCTGGGTACGCGCCCCTGA
- a CDS encoding DUF692 domain-containing protein — protein sequence MTASLLPASAGLGLRRALLDELLAAPAGAFDFLECAPDNWIGVGGRYGEALQTLSSRHALTCHGLSLSLGGVAPLDDTFLARTRRFLDQHGVTLYSEHLSYCTDDGHLYDLMPIPFTEEAVRHVAAHIRQAQDALGRRIAVENVSYYAAPYQAMDEADFIIAVLSEADCDLLLDVNNIYVNAINHGYEARDFLTRMPSARIASYHIAGHYDEADDLKVDTHGAPVKDDVWSLLSLAYATHGVRPTLLERDFNFPPLAELAVEVQRIRELQSAHATSDGHALHG from the coding sequence ATGACGGCTTCCCTGCTCCCCGCCTCTGCCGGCCTCGGCCTGCGCCGCGCGCTGCTGGACGAACTGCTGGCAGCGCCGGCTGGAGCATTCGACTTCCTCGAATGCGCGCCCGACAACTGGATCGGGGTGGGCGGCCGCTACGGCGAAGCGCTGCAGACCCTTTCCTCACGCCATGCACTGACCTGCCACGGCCTGTCGCTGTCGCTCGGTGGCGTGGCGCCGCTCGACGACACGTTCCTCGCCCGCACGCGCCGCTTCCTCGACCAGCACGGCGTGACGCTGTACAGCGAACACCTGAGTTACTGCACCGACGACGGCCACCTGTACGACCTGATGCCGATTCCCTTCACCGAGGAAGCGGTGCGGCATGTCGCGGCGCACATCCGCCAGGCGCAGGACGCCCTCGGCCGGCGCATCGCGGTGGAGAACGTCTCCTACTACGCCGCGCCTTACCAGGCGATGGACGAAGCCGACTTCATCATCGCGGTGCTGTCCGAAGCGGACTGCGACCTGCTCCTGGACGTCAACAACATCTACGTCAATGCGATCAACCATGGCTACGAAGCACGCGATTTCCTGACGCGCATGCCGTCGGCACGGATCGCCTCGTACCACATTGCCGGCCACTACGACGAAGCCGATGATCTCAAGGTGGACACGCATGGCGCGCCGGTGAAGGACGATGTGTGGTCGCTGCTGTCGCTGGCCTACGCAACGCACGGTGTGCGCCCCACCCTGCTGGAGCGCGATTTCAACTTCCCGCCGCTCGCCGAGCTCGCGGTGGAAGTCCAGCGCATCCGCGAGCTTCAATCGGCGCACGCGACCTCCGACGGACACGCGCTGCATGGCTGA
- the phoU gene encoding phosphate signaling complex protein PhoU has protein sequence MNTQPNDHIVKSYDEEQRRIVAEIVRMGETAVAQLEAALDVVERRDDKAAQRIIANDEAIDAIEHQVSHDVMHLALRGPMARDLREILAGLRIPADIERIGDYAANVAKRSIALNVSPPMPQITGLRALGKLAARQVRDVMVAYQNSDAEQAVQVRARDAELDAHYTALFRELLTYMMEDPRNITPCTHLLFMAKNLERIGDHATNIAENVWFLVHGEQPLPPRDKRDETSTTGAI, from the coding sequence ATGAACACCCAACCGAACGACCATATCGTGAAGAGCTACGACGAAGAACAGCGCCGCATCGTGGCCGAGATCGTGCGCATGGGCGAAACCGCCGTCGCCCAGTTGGAAGCCGCGCTGGACGTGGTCGAGCGCCGCGACGACAAGGCCGCCCAGCGCATCATCGCCAACGACGAAGCCATCGACGCCATCGAGCACCAGGTCAGCCATGACGTAATGCACCTCGCCTTGCGCGGACCGATGGCGCGCGACCTGCGCGAGATCCTCGCCGGCCTGCGCATCCCCGCCGATATCGAGCGCATCGGCGACTATGCGGCCAACGTCGCCAAGCGCTCGATCGCCCTCAACGTGTCGCCGCCGATGCCGCAGATCACCGGCCTGCGCGCGCTCGGCAAGCTGGCGGCCCGCCAGGTACGCGACGTGATGGTGGCCTACCAGAACAGCGACGCCGAACAGGCTGTCCAGGTGCGCGCACGCGATGCCGAACTGGATGCGCACTACACCGCGCTGTTCCGCGAGCTGTTGACCTACATGATGGAAGACCCGCGCAACATCACGCCGTGCACGCATCTCCTGTTCATGGCCAAGAACCTGGAGCGGATCGGCGACCACGCCACCAACATCGCGGAGAACGTCTGGTTCCTGGTGCACGGCGAGCAGCCCCTGCCCCCGCGCGACAAGCGCGACGAGACCAGCACCACCGGCGCCATCTGA
- the pstB gene encoding phosphate ABC transporter ATP-binding protein PstB, whose translation MPDRAVSDEHANVKLAAKDLDFYYGDYHALKNINLEIPEKRVTALIGPSGCGKSTLLRVFNRIYSLYPKLRATGVVSLDGENILDAKYPMNRLRSKVGMVFQKPVPFPMTIYENVAYGIRHHERLGKADMDNRVEQALRQAALWDEAKDKLKQSALGLSGGQQQRLCIARAVALRPDVILLDEPTSALDPISTSKIEQLIEELKHQYTIAIVTHNMQQAARVSDYTAFMYLGELVEHDVTSTIFSNPGKQQTEDYITGRFG comes from the coding sequence ATGCCAGACCGCGCCGTCTCCGACGAGCATGCCAACGTCAAGCTGGCCGCCAAGGACCTGGACTTCTACTACGGCGACTACCACGCGCTGAAGAACATCAACCTGGAAATCCCGGAGAAGCGCGTGACCGCGCTGATCGGCCCGTCCGGTTGCGGCAAGTCCACGCTGCTGCGCGTGTTCAACCGCATCTACTCGCTCTATCCGAAACTGCGCGCGACCGGCGTGGTGTCGCTGGACGGGGAAAACATCCTGGACGCCAAGTACCCGATGAACCGCCTGCGCAGCAAGGTGGGCATGGTGTTCCAGAAGCCGGTGCCGTTCCCGATGACCATCTACGAGAACGTCGCGTACGGCATCCGCCACCACGAGCGCCTGGGCAAGGCCGACATGGACAACCGCGTCGAGCAGGCCCTGCGCCAGGCCGCCCTGTGGGACGAGGCCAAGGACAAGCTGAAGCAGAGCGCGCTGGGCCTGTCCGGCGGACAGCAGCAGCGCCTGTGCATCGCGCGTGCGGTGGCGCTGCGTCCGGACGTGATCCTGCTGGACGAGCCGACCTCGGCGCTGGACCCCATCTCGACCAGCAAGATCGAACAGCTGATCGAGGAACTGAAGCACCAGTACACCATCGCCATCGTCACCCACAACATGCAGCAGGCGGCGCGCGTATCGGACTACACCGCCTTCATGTACCTGGGCGAGCTGGTGGAGCACGACGTCACCTCGACGATCTTCTCCAACCCCGGCAAGCAGCAGACGGAAGACTACATCACCGGCCGTTTCGGCTGA
- the pstA gene encoding phosphate ABC transporter permease PstA: MSASLYGVRRFKNIAAQTLAIAATVFGLFWLVWILWTTFTKGLSSLNMDLFTHMTPPPGDEGGGMLNAFFGSAAMSLLGIAIGAPVGVLAGTFLAEYSQKSWIGESVRFVNDILLSAPSIVLGLFVYTLVVAQMGHFSALAGGIALAFIVLPVVVRTTDEMLRLVPSQMREAALSLGVPQWKVIVQVLYRSSLPGIVTGILLALARISGETAPLLFTALNNQYWTTDLTSPMANVPVVIFQFAMSPYENWHTLAWAGAFVLTMFVLLISLLARAIVLRNKITHE; the protein is encoded by the coding sequence ATGAGCGCTTCCCTTTACGGTGTCCGCCGGTTCAAGAACATCGCGGCGCAGACGCTCGCCATCGCGGCCACCGTGTTCGGGCTGTTCTGGCTGGTGTGGATCCTGTGGACCACGTTCACCAAAGGCCTGAGCAGCCTGAACATGGACCTGTTCACGCACATGACGCCACCGCCGGGCGATGAAGGCGGCGGCATGCTCAACGCCTTCTTCGGCAGTGCCGCCATGAGCCTGCTGGGCATCGCGATCGGCGCGCCGGTGGGCGTGCTTGCCGGCACCTTCCTGGCCGAATACTCGCAGAAGAGCTGGATCGGCGAATCCGTGCGTTTCGTCAACGACATCCTGCTGTCGGCGCCGTCCATCGTGCTTGGCCTGTTCGTGTACACGCTGGTGGTCGCGCAGATGGGCCACTTCTCGGCGCTGGCGGGCGGCATCGCGCTGGCCTTCATCGTGCTGCCGGTGGTCGTCCGCACCACCGACGAGATGCTGCGGCTGGTGCCTTCGCAGATGCGCGAAGCCGCGTTGTCGCTGGGTGTGCCGCAGTGGAAGGTGATCGTGCAGGTGCTCTACCGCTCGTCGCTGCCGGGCATCGTGACCGGCATCCTGCTGGCGCTGGCGCGCATCAGTGGCGAAACCGCACCGCTGCTGTTCACCGCGCTCAACAACCAGTACTGGACCACCGATCTCACCTCGCCGATGGCCAATGTGCCGGTGGTGATCTTCCAGTTCGCCATGAGCCCCTACGAGAACTGGCACACGCTGGCCTGGGCGGGCGCCTTTGTCCTGACCATGTTCGTGCTGTTGATCAGCCTGCTGGCCCGCGCCATCGTCCTGCGGAACAAGATCACCCATGAATGA
- the pstC gene encoding phosphate ABC transporter permease subunit PstC, producing MNAAALPAAKVSDRDVKDTRADRGFRWLVTGAGLLVLLSLTSAALSMLWGGRAAFAKFGLEFFWRDAWNPVLQDFGALVPIYGTLVTALIAMLIAVPVSFGIAMFLTEIAPKWLRTPIGAAIELLAGIPSIIYGMWGLFVLVPFLAEHIYPWMDENMGQIPLVGALFSGPPLGLGMGTAGLVLAIMVIPFVSSVMREVFLTVPGRLKESAYALGSTRWEVVWDIVLPYTRSAVIGGVFLGLGRALGETMAVTFVLGNAHSLTLSLLEPGNSIAATIANEFAEADSPMYLSSLIALGFVLFMVTFVVLTIARLMLRQLSKREGN from the coding sequence ATGAATGCTGCTGCCTTGCCCGCTGCGAAAGTCAGTGACCGCGACGTGAAAGACACCCGTGCCGACCGCGGATTCCGCTGGCTGGTGACGGGTGCGGGTCTTCTCGTCCTGCTGTCCCTGACCTCGGCAGCGCTTTCGATGCTGTGGGGCGGACGCGCCGCCTTCGCCAAGTTCGGACTTGAGTTCTTCTGGCGTGATGCCTGGAACCCGGTGCTGCAGGACTTCGGTGCGCTGGTACCGATCTACGGCACGCTGGTCACCGCACTCATCGCCATGCTCATCGCCGTGCCGGTAAGTTTCGGCATCGCCATGTTCCTGACCGAAATCGCGCCCAAGTGGCTCCGCACGCCCATCGGTGCGGCCATCGAGCTGCTCGCCGGCATTCCCTCCATCATCTACGGCATGTGGGGCCTGTTCGTGCTGGTGCCCTTCCTGGCGGAACACATCTACCCGTGGATGGATGAAAACATGGGTCAGATTCCGCTGGTCGGCGCGCTGTTCTCCGGACCGCCACTCGGCCTGGGCATGGGCACGGCCGGCCTGGTATTGGCCATCATGGTGATCCCCTTCGTCTCATCGGTGATGCGCGAGGTCTTCCTGACCGTGCCGGGCCGCCTGAAGGAATCGGCGTATGCGCTCGGCTCGACTCGCTGGGAAGTCGTGTGGGACATCGTGCTTCCGTACACGCGCTCCGCGGTGATCGGTGGCGTGTTCCTTGGCCTGGGCCGTGCATTGGGCGAGACGATGGCAGTGACCTTCGTGCTCGGAAATGCGCACAGCCTGACCCTGTCGCTGCTGGAACCCGGCAACTCGATCGCCGCCACCATCGCCAACGAGTTCGCCGAAGCAGACTCGCCGATGTATCTGTCCTCGCTGATCGCGCTCGGCTTCGTGCTGTTCATGGTGACGTTCGTGGTACTGACCATCGCGCGATTGATGTTGCGCCAGCTCAGCAAGCGGGAGGGCAACTGA